The Carassius auratus strain Wakin chromosome 40, ASM336829v1, whole genome shotgun sequence genome has a segment encoding these proteins:
- the LOC113058511 gene encoding uncharacterized protein LOC113058511 isoform X2, translated as MSVVESMEDFVNDFHTSLRENVLNVVPVDSTSRSSVEEVFNGFNNPFSDFNTDTKWRKYFSEKWGVVEPIEIHLGVRYDSRRNKISGMYEQTTVNDTFIYIPLLKTLEFIFRNDKVCNLIQEERQSDMYCDFCDGQYYKKHPLYSIFGTISQITGDNLGLNSILGYVESFSAKHYCRLCLTDKVLAQEVFSEDDPRMILRNRNLNEEHYKYLADNPNENSCYGVKRNSILNTLTYFNVSDNFVLDIMHDILEGVAQYEVKLLFEYMSCNLISGDSIPQRLYAFNYGFLERNNRPTKVNLQQAGNNIGLNASQTWCLIKNIPLIFGDVVPVGDKHWHLMLLLLHIVNIIFSPCISEGMIIFLKHLIKEHHQLFKDLYPRNLIPKHHLMIHYPECIRQIGPLIHVWTMRYEAKHRFFKKNLKNFKNLTKSLAKKHQLAIAYHWESCTIRGIESGPVSNELLSDLENSDFISEQLQIDISSEVMVTPWVKCQGTEYRSGLVVFLEFVDDAPVFGKIVKIFIKDGIYFLVSCMESEFIEHLHAFSVVEQEHCLVLKKPEELMYYKPFDLQMSYGNDHLFYIVVDCYL; from the exons ATGTCAGTTGTTGAAAGCATGGAGGATTTTGTTAATGATTTCCATACAAGTTTaagggaaaatgttttaaatgttgtgcCTGTTGACAGCACAAGTAGAAGTTCAGTTGAAgaagtttttaatggttttaataatCCATTCTCTGATTTTAATACAGATACAAAAtggagaaaatatttcagtgagaaATGGGGGGTTGTTGAACCTATTGAAATACACTTAGGTGTCAGATACGATTCAAGAAGAAATAAAATCTCTGGGATGTATGAACAGACAACAGTTAATGACACTTTCATATATATCCCTCTTCTGAAGACTCTTGAGTTCATTTTTAGGAATGATAAAGTGTGTAATCTTATCCAAGAGGAACGGCAAAGTGACATGTATTGCGATTTTTGTGATGGACAGTATTACAAAAAACATCCTTTGTACT CCATCTTTGGTACTATTTCGCAAATTACCGGTGATAACCTAGGTCTAAATAGTATTCTTGGTTATGTTGAATCTTTTTCTGCAAAACATTACTGCAGACTCTGTCTCACTGACAAGGTGTTAGCGCAGGAAGTATTTAGTGAGGATGATCCACGGATGATATTGCGTAATAGAAATCTAAATGAGGAGCATTACAAGTATCTTGCTGACAACCCCAATGAAAACTCATGTTATGGTGTTAAAAGAAATTCTATACTCAATACCTTGACTTACTTTAATGTATCTGATAACTTTGTGCTGGATATTATGCATGATATCCTGGAGGGAGTTGCACAGTATGAAGTGAAACTGCTTTTTGAATATATGAGTTGCAATCTAATTTCTGGCGATTCCATTCCTCAAAGATTGTATGCCTTCAACTATGGCTTTTTAGAAAGAAATAACCGCCCAACCAAGGTCAACCTTCAACAAGCAGGAAACAACATTGGTCTCAATGCAAGTCAGACATGGTGTCTCATTAAGAACATCCCTCTCATATTTGGAGATGTAGTCCCAGTGGGAGATAAGCACTGGCATTTGATGTTGCTGCTCTTACATATTGTTAATATTATCTTTTCTCCTTGCATCTCTGAAGGAATGATAATATTTTTGAAGCATCTGATAAAAGAGCATCATCAGTTGTTTAAGGATTTGTATCCTAGGAATCTAATTCCAAAACACCACCTTATGATTCACTACCCTGAATGCATCAGACAAATTGGCCCATTGATTCATGTATGGACCATGAGGTATGAGGCAAAACACAGGTTTTTtaagaaaaatctaaaaaatttCAAAAACCTGACCAAATCGCTTGCAAAAAAACACCAGCTAGCCATTGCCTATCACTGGGAGTCCTGTACTATCAGGGGTATTGAGTCTGGGCCTGTTTCAAATGAGCTGTTGTCTGACCTTGAAAACTCAGATTTTATTTCAGAGCAACTCCAGATTGATATCTCTAGCGAGGTAATGGTCACACCGTGGGTAAAGTGTCAAGGTACTGAGTATCGCAGTGGTCTTGTTGTTTTCTTAGAGTTTGTTGATGATGCACCTGTTTTTGGAAAGattgttaaaatttttattaaggatggaatttattttttggtatcgTGTATGGAATCAGAGTTTATTGAACACCTTCATGCTTTCAGTGTTGTTGAACAAGAGCATTGTCTTGTACTCAAAAAACCTGAGGAATTGATGTACTACAAGCCATTTGATTTACAAATGTCCTATGGCAATGACCATCTTTTTTACATTGTCGTGGActgttatttgtaa
- the LOC113058511 gene encoding uncharacterized protein LOC113058511 isoform X1: MSVVESMEDFVNDFHTSLRENVLNVVPVDSTSRSSVEEVFNGFNNPFSDFNTDTKWRKYFSEKWGVVEPIEIHLGVRYDSRRNKISGMYEQTTVNDTFIYIPLLKTLEFIFRNDKVCNLIQEERQSDMYCDFCDGQYYKKHPLYSIFGTISQITGDNLGLNSILGYVESFSAKHYCRLCLTDKVLAQEVFSEDDPRMILRNRNLNEEHYKYLADNPNENSCYGVKRNSILNTLTYFNVSDNFVLDIMHDILEGVAQYEVKLLFEYMSCNLISGDSIPQRLYAFNYGFLERNNRPTKVNLQQAGNNIGLNASQTWCLIKNIPLIFGDVVPVGDKHWHLMLLLLHIVNIIFSPCISEGMIIFLKHLIKEHHQLFKDLYPRNLIPKHHLMIHYPECIRQIGPLIHVWTMRYEAKHRFFKKNLKNFKNLTKSLAKKHQLAIAYHWESCTIRGIESGPVSNELLSDLENSDFISEQLQIDISSEVMVTPWVKCQGTEYRSGLVVFLEFVDDAPVFGKIVKIFIKDGIYFLVSCMESEFIEHLHAFSVVEQEHCLVLKKPEELMYYKPFDLQMSYGNDHLFYIVVDCYL; the protein is encoded by the exons ATGTCAGTTGTTGAAAGCATGGAGGATTTTGTTAATGATTTCCATACAAGTTTaagggaaaatgttttaaatgttgtgcCTGTTGACAGCACAAGTAGAAGTTCAGTTGAAgaagtttttaatggttttaataatCCATTCTCTGATTTTAATACAGATACAAAAtggagaaaatatttcagtgagaaATGGGGGGTTGTTGAACCTATTGAAATACACTTAGGTGTCAGATACGATTCAAGAAGAAATAAAATCTCTGGGATGTATGAACAGACAACAGTTAATGACACTTTCATATATATCCCTCTTCTGAAGACTCTTGAGTTCATTTTTAGGAATGATAAAGTGTGTAATCTTATCCAAGAGGAACGGCAAAGTGACATGTATTGCGATTTTTGTGATGGACAGTATTACAAAAAACATCCTTTGTACTCCATC TTTGGTACTATTTCGCAAATTACCGGTGATAACCTAGGTCTAAATAGTATTCTTGGTTATGTTGAATCTTTTTCTGCAAAACATTACTGCAGACTCTGTCTCACTGACAAGGTGTTAGCGCAGGAAGTATTTAGTGAGGATGATCCACGGATGATATTGCGTAATAGAAATCTAAATGAGGAGCATTACAAGTATCTTGCTGACAACCCCAATGAAAACTCATGTTATGGTGTTAAAAGAAATTCTATACTCAATACCTTGACTTACTTTAATGTATCTGATAACTTTGTGCTGGATATTATGCATGATATCCTGGAGGGAGTTGCACAGTATGAAGTGAAACTGCTTTTTGAATATATGAGTTGCAATCTAATTTCTGGCGATTCCATTCCTCAAAGATTGTATGCCTTCAACTATGGCTTTTTAGAAAGAAATAACCGCCCAACCAAGGTCAACCTTCAACAAGCAGGAAACAACATTGGTCTCAATGCAAGTCAGACATGGTGTCTCATTAAGAACATCCCTCTCATATTTGGAGATGTAGTCCCAGTGGGAGATAAGCACTGGCATTTGATGTTGCTGCTCTTACATATTGTTAATATTATCTTTTCTCCTTGCATCTCTGAAGGAATGATAATATTTTTGAAGCATCTGATAAAAGAGCATCATCAGTTGTTTAAGGATTTGTATCCTAGGAATCTAATTCCAAAACACCACCTTATGATTCACTACCCTGAATGCATCAGACAAATTGGCCCATTGATTCATGTATGGACCATGAGGTATGAGGCAAAACACAGGTTTTTtaagaaaaatctaaaaaatttCAAAAACCTGACCAAATCGCTTGCAAAAAAACACCAGCTAGCCATTGCCTATCACTGGGAGTCCTGTACTATCAGGGGTATTGAGTCTGGGCCTGTTTCAAATGAGCTGTTGTCTGACCTTGAAAACTCAGATTTTATTTCAGAGCAACTCCAGATTGATATCTCTAGCGAGGTAATGGTCACACCGTGGGTAAAGTGTCAAGGTACTGAGTATCGCAGTGGTCTTGTTGTTTTCTTAGAGTTTGTTGATGATGCACCTGTTTTTGGAAAGattgttaaaatttttattaaggatggaatttattttttggtatcgTGTATGGAATCAGAGTTTATTGAACACCTTCATGCTTTCAGTGTTGTTGAACAAGAGCATTGTCTTGTACTCAAAAAACCTGAGGAATTGATGTACTACAAGCCATTTGATTTACAAATGTCCTATGGCAATGACCATCTTTTTTACATTGTCGTGGActgttatttgtaa
- the LOC113058513 gene encoding uncharacterized protein LOC113058513 translates to MIVKAQFRNRKKFIKISEACFDLFLAEVKEKFSIPDDLAVTVTDETGTEVDKDVFPDLMSTSGLVLVINELTDIGSSTPQSSVSLDTDTLSLTSKSSEESDWFSPKRFRKDEDDDVASQRAQARDLIKQILQTRPGGGNVLKEYEDTGTISDDTRKVMVNILVAHMMETEGRVPHRLTKQKYGLGIITLFPSLRDPQGRTGYEHFYDGQKNTGFLSWRLKTVQRGTRPSGNKEDPKTEEKGGPLLDRQLCYQEHQLDNDQSVEAISLMNHTSEREVIMQKMKATFEYRQRLVHDPEGSTTILSVFPRFLDTKGLILQDFTFLFGSETASRLLERWPTVFKAKVIRLGETLTPTPLLKRLLSSAKQSKESSEAQDSPEWDSDISSFLLLLHLLSPQASGRKKIQRISISQAIDHLVVFHKACRSIQEHLELEENRQPYILASGSSKEAISHYFIVVDKKLIPCQESSSLAAIDELFKVHFVFSLSYDPPLKNLYTFLQTTVYKIDVGTTSESPRVKELRAKFLNDV, encoded by the exons ATGATTGTCAAAGCACAATTTAGGAATAggaagaaattcataaaaatcTCAGAGGCGTGCTTTGATTTATTTCTAGCAGAGG tGAAAGAGAAGTTCTCAATTCCAGACGACCTTGCTGTTACAGTTACAGATGAAACTGGTACAGAGGTGGATAAAGATGTGTTTCCTGATCTAATGTCCACCAGTGGGTTGGTTTTAGTCATAAATGAGTTGACTGACATTG GATCTTCCACACCTCAGTCTTCAGTAAGCTTGGATACAGATACACTGTCTCTAACTTCAAAAAGCAGTGAAGAGAGTGACTGGTTTAGTCCAAAACGATTCAGaaaggatgaagatgatgatgtggCATCACAACGAGCACAGGCCAGAGAT CTGATAAAACAAATTCTACAGACAAGACCAGGTGGAGGAAATGTGCTTAAGGAGTATGAAGATACAGGCACAATTAGTGATGACACAAGGAAAGTGATGGTGAACATCTTAGTTGCACACATGATGGAGACAGAAGG AAGGGTTCCACATCGACTTACCAAACAGAAGTATGGATTGGGAATTATCACCTTATTTCCCTCACTCAGAGATCCCCAAGGAAGGACTGGATAT GAACATTTCTATGATGGCCAAAAAAACACTGGATTCTTGTCATGGCGCCTCAAGACAGTACAAAGGGGGACAAGACCTTCTGGAAATAAGGAAGatccaaaaacagaagaaaagggAGGTCCTTTGCTTGACAGACAGCTATGTTACCAAGAACATCAGCTAGATAATGATCAAAGTGTAGAGGCCATCTCTTTGATGAATCATACAAGTGAACGTGAGGTCATCATGCAGAAGATGAAGGCAACGTTTGAATACAGACAGCGCCTTGTCCATGATCCAGAGGGATCCACCACCATTCTCTCTGTTTTTCCTCGGTTCCTGGACACTAAAGGATTG ATTCTTCAGGACTTCACATTCCTCTTTGGGTCAGAAACTGCTTCCAGACTTTTGGAAAGGTGGCCGACAGTTTTCAAAGCAAAGGTTATCAGACTAGGAGAAACCTTGACTCCCACTCCACTGCTGAAAAGATTACTGTCATCTGCCAAACAGAGCAAAGAAAGCAGCGAGGCACAGGATTCCCCAG AGTGGGACAGTGATATATCATCCTTCCTTCTACTTTTGCATCTCCTATCACCCCAGGCTTCAGGAAGAAAGAAAATCCAAAGGATCAGTATTTCACAGGCTATTGACCATCTGGTGGTGTTTCACAAA gCATGCAGGAGCATACAGGAACACCTTGAGCTGGAAGAGAATCGTCAGCCATACATTCTTGCCTCAGGGAGCAGCAAGGAAGCCATCAGTCACTACTTCATTGTGGTGGATAAAAAGCTCATCCCCTGTCAAGAATCCTCTTCACTGGCTGCCATTGATGAACTCTTCAAGGTTCATTTTGTTTTCAGTCTCAGTTATGATCCTCCACTCAAAAATTTGTACACTTTTCTCCAGACTACAGTGTACAAAATTGATGTTGGCACCACAAGTGAGAGCCCGAGAGTAAAGGAGCTTAGAGCTAAGTTTTTGAATGATGTTTAG